One genomic segment of Occultella kanbiaonis includes these proteins:
- the cysS gene encoding cysteine--tRNA ligase, protein MTMRLYDSATREVRDFVPREPGRVGIYLCGATVQGAPHIGHVRSAIAFDILVRWLSRNGLDVTLVRNITDIDDKILNKSAEADVPWWAWAHRFEREFNRAYEMLGVEPPTYEPRATGHVTEMVELIALLIERGYAYVGDEGNVYFDVRSWGKYGELTRQLLENLSTVEEEASDKRDPRDFALWKATKDTDPEGASWPTPWGRGRPGWHLECSAMARKYLGESFDIHGGGIDLRFPHHENEQAQSQAAGWGFTNLWMHNAWVTVGGEKMSKSLGNSLTVDAVLEHGEAVVLRYALGAVHYRSTLEFSDTSLDESGAAWERISGFVQRAVELVGALTREEVADTDVPAAFAAAMDDDLNVSAALAVVHEHVTAGNTALAAQDRAQVRTAQAQVRTMLDVLGIDPLAQPWVGGRAADGAAEQALGVLVQAVLAERVQARAEKDWARADALRERLTAAGIVVEDSPGGARWSVKGGTSGR, encoded by the coding sequence GTGACCATGCGCCTGTATGACTCCGCCACCCGTGAGGTGCGCGATTTCGTCCCACGTGAACCAGGACGGGTCGGCATCTACCTGTGTGGCGCCACGGTGCAGGGCGCGCCGCACATCGGGCACGTGCGCTCGGCCATCGCGTTCGACATCCTGGTCCGCTGGCTGAGCCGCAACGGCCTGGACGTCACCCTGGTCCGCAACATCACCGACATCGACGACAAGATCCTCAACAAGTCCGCCGAGGCCGACGTGCCGTGGTGGGCCTGGGCACACCGGTTCGAGCGGGAGTTCAACCGGGCCTACGAGATGCTCGGCGTGGAACCGCCCACGTACGAGCCGCGGGCGACCGGGCACGTCACCGAGATGGTCGAGCTGATCGCGCTGCTCATCGAGCGCGGCTACGCCTACGTCGGCGACGAGGGCAACGTGTACTTCGACGTGCGCTCCTGGGGCAAGTACGGCGAGCTCACCCGCCAGCTCCTGGAGAACCTCTCCACGGTGGAGGAGGAGGCCTCGGACAAGCGTGACCCGCGGGACTTCGCACTCTGGAAGGCCACCAAGGACACCGACCCGGAGGGGGCCTCGTGGCCCACCCCATGGGGCCGCGGCCGCCCCGGCTGGCACCTGGAGTGCTCCGCGATGGCGCGCAAGTACCTGGGCGAGTCCTTCGACATCCACGGCGGCGGCATCGACCTTCGCTTCCCCCATCACGAGAACGAGCAGGCCCAGTCGCAGGCCGCCGGGTGGGGCTTCACGAACCTGTGGATGCACAACGCCTGGGTGACGGTCGGCGGGGAGAAGATGAGCAAGTCGCTCGGCAACTCCCTCACGGTGGACGCGGTGCTCGAGCACGGCGAGGCCGTCGTGCTGCGCTACGCCCTCGGAGCGGTGCACTACCGGTCCACCCTCGAGTTCTCCGACACCAGCCTCGACGAGTCCGGCGCCGCCTGGGAGCGGATCTCCGGGTTCGTGCAGCGCGCCGTGGAGCTCGTCGGGGCGCTCACCCGCGAGGAGGTGGCCGACACCGATGTGCCCGCGGCGTTCGCGGCCGCGATGGACGACGACCTGAACGTCTCCGCCGCACTCGCGGTCGTGCACGAGCACGTGACCGCCGGCAACACGGCGCTGGCCGCGCAGGACCGAGCCCAGGTTCGCACTGCGCAGGCCCAGGTGCGGACGATGCTCGACGTGCTCGGAATCGACCCGTTGGCGCAGCCGTGGGTCGGTGGACGAGCCGCCGACGGGGCAGCGGAGCAGGCGCTCGGCGTCCTCGTGCAGGCGGTGCTCGCCGAGCGCGTCCAGGCGCGGGCCGAGAAGGACTGGGCGCGTGCGGACGCGCTGCGCGAGCGACTGACGGCAGCGGGAATCGTTGTCGAGGACTCCCCGGGCGGCGCCCGGTGGAGCGTGAAGGGTGGCACAAGTGGCCGGTAA
- the otsB gene encoding trehalose-phosphatase, with product MEETLTAALDDFAASSPILIALDFDGCLAPFEQDPANSRPLPESSAALARLGADPGVQLALVSGRPAADLLTLAGPSAGTWLVGSHGGQTGEVRADGTLHLDPFELTTAQAELRAAVADAVAELAAAYPGAWVEDKPAAAALHTRGLAPAAADEALAAAMAGPGAWPGVHPIRGNQVAELAVLEVTKGQALERLRARLLGGPAAPPREASAPGEATFAVGPRVLYAGDDVTDETALATLRDGDVGVKVGGAPTVADHRVPDERGVARMLTHLADRRATQTTP from the coding sequence ATGGAAGAGACCCTGACGGCGGCGCTCGACGACTTCGCCGCATCGTCGCCGATCCTGATCGCCCTCGACTTCGACGGCTGCCTCGCCCCGTTCGAGCAGGATCCGGCGAACTCCCGCCCGCTGCCGGAGTCCTCCGCCGCCCTGGCGCGGCTCGGCGCCGACCCCGGCGTGCAGCTCGCGCTCGTCTCCGGCCGACCGGCCGCGGACCTGCTCACCCTCGCAGGGCCGTCCGCCGGCACCTGGCTGGTCGGCAGCCACGGCGGGCAGACCGGCGAGGTCCGCGCCGACGGCACCCTGCACCTCGACCCATTCGAGTTGACGACGGCGCAGGCCGAGCTGCGCGCAGCCGTCGCCGACGCGGTGGCCGAGCTGGCCGCGGCGTACCCGGGCGCGTGGGTCGAGGACAAGCCGGCCGCGGCGGCCCTGCACACCCGCGGGCTCGCTCCCGCGGCCGCGGACGAGGCGCTCGCCGCGGCGATGGCGGGACCGGGCGCGTGGCCGGGGGTGCACCCGATCCGGGGCAACCAGGTCGCTGAGCTGGCCGTCCTCGAGGTGACCAAGGGGCAGGCCCTCGAGCGCCTGCGGGCGCGGCTGCTCGGCGGCCCAGCGGCACCACCGCGGGAGGCGAGTGCACCCGGGGAGGCGACCTTCGCCGTCGGGCCCCGGGTGCTGTACGCCGGCGACGACGTGACCGATGAGACGGCGCTGGCCACCCTGCGGGACGGCGACGTCGGCGTGAAGGTGGGCGGGGCCCCGACGGTCGCGGACCACCGCGTCCCGGACGAGCGGGGGGTCGCGCGGATGCTGACCCATCTCGCGGACCGGAGAGCGACGCAGACCACACCGTGA
- a CDS encoding LacI family DNA-binding transcriptional regulator, with amino-acid sequence MVGSVRTRRAEVSVTVRAVTMRDVAQRAGVSLKTVSNVVNAYPHVRPEMRDRVLRVIDELGYQMNFTARNLSLGRTGMIALAVPELRLAYFAELADAVIAAADRVGLTVLIEQTGGTRAGELEVLTSPRRRMTDGLLYSPTALRSADAGALDVDFPIVLLGERALRRGVDHVAMANEAGARTVTEHLLDSGRRRIALIGGHDSESGAGNLRARGFRAAMSAAGVEVDPRLVAGDERWSRRTGARAMAEILERGVTPDAVLALNDVMALGAMRELFERGLSVPGDVALAGFDNIEEASFSRPSLTTIDPGRTEIARTAVGLLADRLAGRGERGAAAAHEIVAGFRLETRESTATA; translated from the coding sequence GTGGTGGGTTCCGTCCGGACCCGGCGAGCGGAGGTGAGCGTGACGGTGCGCGCGGTGACGATGCGGGACGTGGCGCAGCGGGCCGGTGTCTCGCTCAAGACGGTCTCCAACGTCGTCAACGCCTATCCGCACGTCCGCCCCGAGATGCGGGACCGGGTCCTGAGGGTGATCGACGAGCTCGGGTACCAGATGAACTTCACGGCCCGGAACCTGAGTCTCGGCCGGACCGGAATGATCGCGCTCGCGGTCCCGGAGCTGCGGCTGGCCTACTTCGCCGAGCTCGCCGACGCGGTCATCGCGGCTGCCGACCGGGTCGGTCTGACCGTGCTGATCGAACAGACCGGTGGCACCAGGGCGGGGGAGCTCGAGGTGCTGACGAGCCCGCGCCGCCGGATGACGGACGGGCTGCTCTACTCGCCGACGGCGTTGCGCTCCGCGGACGCCGGTGCGCTCGACGTCGACTTCCCGATCGTGCTGCTCGGCGAGCGGGCGCTGCGCCGTGGTGTCGACCACGTGGCGATGGCGAACGAGGCGGGGGCCCGGACGGTCACCGAGCACCTGCTCGACAGCGGCCGGCGCCGCATCGCGCTGATCGGTGGGCACGACTCGGAGTCCGGCGCCGGGAACCTGCGCGCCCGGGGGTTCCGCGCCGCGATGTCCGCCGCCGGGGTCGAGGTGGACCCGCGGCTGGTGGCCGGCGACGAGCGCTGGAGCCGGCGGACCGGTGCCCGGGCCATGGCCGAGATCCTTGAGCGGGGAGTCACGCCCGACGCCGTCCTCGCGCTCAACGACGTGATGGCTCTCGGGGCGATGCGGGAACTGTTCGAGCGCGGCCTGTCCGTGCCCGGCGACGTGGCACTCGCCGGGTTCGACAACATCGAGGAGGCGAGCTTCTCGCGCCCGAGCCTGACCACGATCGACCCGGGCCGGACCGAGATCGCACGCACCGCCGTCGGGCTCCTCGCCGACCGGCTCGCAGGTCGCGGCGAGCGCGGCGCGGCCGCCGCGCACGAGATCGTCGCCGGGTTCCGCCTCGAGACGCGCGAGTCCACCGCCACCGCATGA
- a CDS encoding carbohydrate ABC transporter permease, whose product MLWRTRLRSIVRHALLIAFGLVMLYPLLWMVSSSMKPNDIIFRDPSLLPAEWDLSNYTVGWNALAHPFTHYLANSAVVVVGAVLGNLISCSMAAYAFARLNFTGRRLWFAIMLMSIMLPIHVVIVPQYVLFSELDWINTFLPLIVPKFLATDAFFIFLMVQFFRGIPKELDEAARLDGCGHIRIYARIMMPLSLPALATTAIFTFIWTWNDFFGQLIFLTSPDMYTVPVALRTFVDSTGSSNWGALFAMSIVSLIPVFVVFLFGQKYLVKGIATTGIK is encoded by the coding sequence GTGCTGTGGCGGACCCGGCTCCGCTCGATCGTGCGCCACGCGCTGCTGATCGCATTCGGCCTGGTGATGCTCTATCCGCTGCTGTGGATGGTGTCCAGCTCGATGAAGCCGAACGACATCATCTTCCGGGACCCGTCGCTGTTGCCAGCCGAGTGGGACCTGAGCAACTACACCGTCGGGTGGAACGCGCTGGCGCACCCGTTCACGCACTACCTGGCCAACTCCGCCGTGGTCGTGGTGGGGGCCGTGCTCGGGAACCTGATCTCCTGCTCGATGGCGGCGTACGCGTTCGCGCGGCTGAACTTCACCGGCCGGCGGCTGTGGTTCGCGATCATGCTGATGTCGATCATGCTCCCGATCCACGTGGTGATCGTGCCGCAGTACGTCCTGTTCTCCGAGCTGGACTGGATCAACACGTTCCTGCCGCTGATCGTCCCGAAGTTCCTCGCCACCGACGCGTTCTTCATCTTCCTGATGGTCCAGTTCTTCCGGGGTATCCCGAAGGAGCTGGACGAGGCGGCCCGCCTGGACGGCTGCGGCCACATCCGCATCTACGCCCGGATCATGATGCCGCTGTCCCTGCCCGCGCTGGCCACCACGGCGATCTTCACGTTCATCTGGACCTGGAACGACTTCTTCGGCCAGCTCATCTTCCTGACCAGCCCGGACATGTACACGGTCCCGGTGGCCCTGCGCACGTTCGTGGACTCCACCGGATCCTCGAACTGGGGTGCCCTGTTCGCCATGTCCATCGTGTCCCTGATCCCGGTCTTCGTCGTGTTCCTGTTCGGCCAGAAGTACCTGGTCAAGGGGATCGCCACGACCGGCATCAAGTAG
- a CDS encoding DUF4032 domain-containing protein, whose translation MPQSLQITAAAPDPALLDLPWHIPLEEWPESHLAALPRGISRHVVRFVKLSGRVIAVKEIGESVAYREYALLRDLNRLDVPSVEPVGVITGRTSSDGEQLNSVLITKHLKFSLPYRALFSRYLAPDMATRLIDALAVLLVRLHLTGFYWGDVSLSNTLFRRDAGEFAAYLVDAETGDLHDTLTKGQREYDLEIARVNIIGELMDLAAGDLLVDDVDTVAVGEMIVQRYEELWNELTGAEEFGATERWRVADRIQRLNELGYDVGELQMTTDVDGTTVQIQPKVVDAGHHHRRLMRLTGLDAGENQARRLLNDMDTYQAATDQQGEDEEFVAHEWLSEVFEPTVRAVPRDLRGKLEPAEVYHEVLEHRWFMAQNAGHDIPLAEALTSYVENVLRHRPDEEAILGLDTATLAAIEPD comes from the coding sequence ATGCCTCAGTCCCTGCAGATCACCGCCGCGGCCCCGGACCCGGCGCTGCTGGACCTGCCCTGGCACATACCGCTCGAGGAGTGGCCCGAGTCGCACCTGGCCGCGCTGCCCCGCGGGATCTCCCGGCACGTGGTCCGCTTCGTGAAACTGTCCGGACGGGTCATCGCGGTCAAGGAGATCGGCGAGTCGGTCGCGTACCGCGAGTACGCGCTGCTGCGCGACCTGAACCGCCTGGACGTGCCGTCCGTGGAACCGGTCGGGGTCATCACGGGCCGCACCTCCTCCGACGGTGAGCAACTGAACTCGGTCCTGATCACCAAGCACCTGAAGTTCTCGCTGCCGTACCGGGCCCTGTTCAGCCGGTACCTGGCCCCGGACATGGCCACGCGCCTCATCGACGCCCTCGCCGTGCTGCTCGTGCGGCTGCACCTGACCGGTTTCTACTGGGGCGACGTGTCCCTGTCCAACACCCTGTTCCGGCGGGACGCGGGCGAGTTCGCCGCCTACCTCGTGGACGCCGAGACCGGCGATCTGCATGACACCCTGACCAAGGGCCAGCGGGAGTACGACCTGGAGATCGCCCGGGTGAACATCATCGGCGAACTCATGGACCTGGCCGCCGGGGACCTCCTCGTGGACGACGTGGACACCGTCGCGGTCGGCGAGATGATCGTGCAGCGCTACGAGGAGCTCTGGAACGAGCTGACCGGTGCCGAGGAGTTCGGAGCGACCGAACGGTGGCGGGTCGCGGACCGGATCCAGCGTCTGAACGAGCTCGGCTACGACGTCGGCGAACTGCAGATGACCACGGACGTGGACGGCACCACCGTGCAGATCCAGCCGAAGGTGGTCGACGCCGGCCACCACCACCGCCGGCTGATGCGCCTGACCGGCCTGGACGCCGGGGAGAACCAGGCACGTCGCCTGCTCAACGACATGGACACCTACCAGGCGGCGACCGACCAGCAGGGCGAGGACGAGGAGTTCGTGGCACACGAATGGCTCTCCGAGGTGTTCGAGCCGACCGTCCGCGCCGTCCCGCGGGATCTGCGCGGCAAGCTTGAGCCGGCGGAGGTCTACCACGAGGTGCTCGAGCACCGCTGGTTCATGGCGCAGAACGCCGGCCATGACATCCCGCTCGCGGAGGCTCTGACGTCCTACGTGGAGAACGTGCTGCGGCACCGCCCCGACGAGGAGGCCATCCTCGGCCTCGACACCGCGACCCTCGCCGCGATCGAACCGGACTGA
- the rlmB gene encoding 23S rRNA (guanosine(2251)-2'-O)-methyltransferase RlmB, protein MAGNSRRQGAVRKPGSKKGARVGTGGHGRQALEARGPTPKAEDRPYHPAAKRKAASERDAAKSERGSGQRRSQGRSSAKSHEFVGGRNSVVEALRAGIPVSTVYLSSRIDSDDRTREILREVTVRSLPLLEVSKAELDRLTDGGVHQGVVIQVPAYSYVEPEALLDVATGNGHTPLIVALDGITDPRNLGAALRSAGAFGVDGVVVPQRRAAGVTASAWKVSAGAAARVPVARATNLVRALEMYKQAGCFVVGLDGDGPTEIGDLELAGDPLVLVLGSEGKGLGRLVRETCDLIVSIPIAAATESLNAGTAIGIALYEVARKRRDAASA, encoded by the coding sequence GTGGCCGGTAATTCTCGACGACAGGGAGCCGTGCGCAAGCCCGGCTCCAAGAAGGGCGCCCGGGTCGGTACCGGCGGCCACGGCCGCCAGGCCCTCGAGGCGCGTGGGCCCACCCCGAAGGCGGAGGACCGGCCCTACCACCCGGCCGCCAAGCGCAAGGCGGCCTCCGAGCGTGACGCCGCCAAGAGCGAGCGTGGCAGCGGGCAGCGCCGGTCGCAGGGCCGCTCCTCCGCGAAGTCCCATGAGTTCGTCGGTGGGCGGAACTCGGTGGTCGAGGCCCTGCGCGCGGGCATCCCGGTCTCCACGGTGTACCTGTCCAGCCGGATCGACTCGGACGACCGCACCCGGGAGATCCTCCGGGAGGTGACCGTCCGCTCGCTGCCGCTGCTGGAGGTCTCCAAGGCCGAGCTCGACCGGCTCACCGACGGCGGCGTCCACCAGGGCGTCGTCATCCAGGTCCCGGCGTACTCCTACGTCGAGCCCGAGGCGTTGCTCGACGTCGCCACCGGGAACGGGCACACCCCGCTGATCGTGGCCCTCGACGGGATCACCGATCCCCGCAACCTCGGTGCCGCCCTGCGCAGCGCCGGTGCGTTCGGCGTCGACGGGGTGGTGGTCCCGCAGCGGCGGGCCGCCGGGGTGACGGCGTCCGCGTGGAAGGTCTCCGCGGGCGCCGCGGCGCGGGTGCCGGTCGCGCGCGCCACGAACCTGGTCCGCGCCCTGGAGATGTACAAGCAGGCCGGCTGCTTCGTGGTCGGTCTCGACGGCGACGGTCCCACCGAGATCGGCGATCTGGAACTCGCCGGCGACCCACTGGTGCTTGTTCTCGGCTCCGAGGGCAAGGGCCTCGGTCGTCTGGTCCGCGAGACCTGCGACCTGATCGTCTCGATCCCGATCGCTGCCGCGACCGAGTCCCTGAACGCCGGGACCGCCATCGGGATCGCCCTGTACGAGGTGGCGCGCAAGCGCCGCGACGCGGCGTCGGCCTGA
- a CDS encoding carbohydrate ABC transporter permease encodes MSALRELSTMRRESGRGGPGRRRRGRSAAEKGDNRAAVFFLAPWFIGLFVITAGPLVASLYLSFTDYNLLQDPNWIGWENYVRMFADERLLNSLGVTFTYVLISVPLQLAAALLLAIVLDRGLRGLAIYRSVFYLPSLLGGSVAIAILWRQVFGTNGLVNQFLALLGIEGQGWVSHPDYALGTLMILNVWTFGAPMVIFLAGLRQIPETYYEAAAIDGASRARRFRSITLPLLTPIIFFNLVLQLIGAFQSFTQAFVVSGGTGGPADSTLFYTLYLYQRGFGAFDMGYASAMAWLLLVIIGGMTAVNFFASKFWVFYGD; translated from the coding sequence ATGTCCGCACTCCGTGAGCTGAGCACGATGCGACGCGAGTCCGGCCGGGGCGGGCCGGGCCGGCGACGCCGCGGCCGCAGCGCCGCGGAGAAGGGGGACAACCGGGCCGCGGTGTTCTTCCTGGCCCCGTGGTTCATCGGGCTGTTCGTGATCACAGCGGGTCCGCTCGTGGCCTCGCTCTACCTGTCCTTCACCGACTACAACCTCCTGCAGGACCCGAACTGGATCGGCTGGGAGAACTACGTCCGGATGTTCGCCGACGAGCGGCTGCTGAACTCGCTCGGGGTCACGTTCACCTACGTGCTGATCTCCGTCCCGCTGCAGCTCGCTGCGGCGCTGCTGCTGGCGATCGTGCTCGACCGGGGCCTGCGCGGCCTGGCGATCTACCGGTCCGTGTTCTATCTGCCGTCGCTGCTCGGCGGATCGGTCGCGATCGCGATCCTGTGGCGGCAGGTGTTCGGCACGAACGGACTGGTGAACCAGTTCCTCGCGCTCCTCGGCATCGAGGGTCAGGGCTGGGTGTCGCACCCGGACTACGCCCTCGGCACCCTGATGATCCTGAACGTCTGGACGTTCGGTGCGCCGATGGTGATCTTCCTGGCGGGACTGCGGCAGATCCCGGAGACCTACTACGAGGCCGCCGCGATCGATGGAGCGTCCCGGGCCCGCCGGTTCCGCTCGATCACGCTGCCGCTGCTCACCCCGATCATCTTCTTCAACCTGGTGCTTCAGCTGATCGGCGCGTTCCAGTCGTTCACGCAGGCCTTCGTGGTCTCCGGCGGCACCGGTGGCCCGGCGGACTCGACCTTGTTCTACACGCTCTACCTCTACCAGCGGGGGTTCGGCGCGTTCGACATGGGCTACGCGTCCGCGATGGCCTGGCTGCTGCTGGTGATCATCGGCGGGATGACCGCCGTGAACTTCTTCGCCTCCAAGTTCTGGGTGTTCTACGGTGACTGA
- a CDS encoding Gfo/Idh/MocA family protein produces MTRYAIIGTGSRARMYIDALLGTFADAGELVAWCEPNPGRLDRYDELVATAKPGAPLPARYLPADLETMIATERVDRVILTSPDHTHADLAARALTAGADVVVEKPLTTDLPGCERITAAVAATGRSLVLTFNYRYAPRNGALKDVIDSGRIGTVTSVHFEWALDTAHGADYFRRWHRDRANSGGLLVHKASHHFDLVNWWLADTPAWVFAAGDLRFYGRDNALARGLPARPARGTVDPPTRDPFALDLRTDPELRRLY; encoded by the coding sequence ATGACGAGGTACGCGATCATCGGGACCGGCTCGCGCGCTCGGATGTACATCGACGCCCTGCTCGGCACCTTCGCCGACGCCGGGGAGCTCGTGGCCTGGTGCGAGCCGAACCCCGGTCGGCTGGACCGTTACGACGAACTGGTCGCGACGGCCAAGCCAGGCGCGCCGCTGCCGGCCCGGTACCTGCCCGCGGACCTCGAGACGATGATCGCCACCGAGCGGGTCGACCGCGTCATCCTGACGAGCCCGGACCACACCCACGCGGACCTGGCCGCCCGCGCGCTGACGGCCGGGGCGGACGTCGTGGTGGAGAAGCCGCTGACGACCGACCTGCCCGGGTGCGAGCGGATCACCGCCGCCGTCGCCGCCACCGGCAGGTCCCTCGTGCTGACCTTCAACTACCGCTACGCGCCGCGCAACGGCGCCCTGAAGGACGTCATCGACTCCGGCCGGATCGGGACCGTCACGTCGGTGCACTTCGAATGGGCCCTCGACACGGCGCACGGCGCGGACTACTTCCGCCGCTGGCACCGCGACCGCGCGAACTCCGGCGGGCTGCTGGTGCACAAGGCCTCGCACCACTTCGATCTGGTCAACTGGTGGCTCGCGGACACCCCTGCCTGGGTGTTCGCGGCGGGCGACCTGCGCTTCTACGGTCGTGACAACGCGCTCGCCCGGGGCCTTCCCGCCCGCCCGGCCCGCGGCACGGTGGACCCACCCACCCGGGACCCGTTCGCCCTCGACCTGCGCACCGACCCGGAGCTACGGCGCCTGTACTAA
- a CDS encoding ABC transporter substrate-binding protein produces MRNIGFSARRERGRGVAAIVGAGLVLALAACGQADDGGTDAGDGGTSAEGEAVTIRFAWWGNEDRAAITNEAVAIFETANPNITVETEYVDFNAYFDRLATTVAAGDAPDVITMGGAYPREYGDRGALLDLAEVAEYLDTSTLDAGALSNGFFSDTQYGVPTGANTYGVVINPAIFEAAGVDLPDQDSWTWDDFAEIAAEISANTPDGTYGAADPTSAEVLDLYLNHQSGHGLYLADGSLNATPELVGDWFTYSSGLMESGATPPATITSELTTQTSPEQSLLGQGLAAMSFGWSNNLGAFREASGQDLILIRVPGDSGPNGSAMWQQASQLYTINAETEHPEAAAQLVDFLVNSTDAADLIGTDRGVPSNETIRAHLSEQGLEPTTQVEFDFLSQVNEFIDGDFVIGPTGSTESAGILTRLNQEVLFARTSPEDAGAAFVTEVTAAIS; encoded by the coding sequence ATGCGCAACATCGGATTCTCAGCGAGGCGCGAGCGCGGCCGCGGCGTCGCGGCCATCGTCGGTGCCGGCCTGGTGCTCGCCCTGGCGGCCTGCGGGCAGGCGGACGACGGCGGCACGGACGCGGGCGACGGTGGCACGTCGGCCGAGGGTGAGGCGGTCACGATCCGCTTCGCCTGGTGGGGCAACGAGGACCGGGCCGCCATCACGAACGAGGCCGTGGCGATCTTCGAGACGGCCAACCCGAACATCACCGTGGAGACCGAGTACGTCGACTTCAACGCGTATTTCGACAGGCTCGCGACCACGGTCGCCGCCGGGGACGCCCCGGACGTGATCACGATGGGCGGCGCGTACCCGCGCGAGTACGGCGATCGCGGCGCGCTCCTCGACCTCGCCGAGGTCGCCGAGTACCTGGACACCTCCACGCTCGACGCGGGCGCGTTGTCCAACGGGTTCTTCTCGGACACCCAGTACGGGGTACCGACCGGCGCGAACACCTACGGCGTCGTGATCAACCCGGCGATCTTCGAGGCGGCCGGGGTGGACCTGCCGGACCAGGACTCGTGGACCTGGGACGACTTCGCGGAGATCGCGGCCGAGATCAGCGCGAACACCCCGGACGGTACCTACGGCGCCGCCGACCCGACGTCCGCCGAGGTGCTCGACCTCTACCTGAACCACCAGTCCGGGCACGGCCTGTACCTTGCGGACGGGTCACTCAACGCGACCCCGGAGCTGGTCGGCGACTGGTTCACCTACAGTTCCGGTCTGATGGAGTCGGGGGCGACGCCACCGGCCACGATCACCTCCGAGCTGACCACCCAGACCTCGCCCGAGCAGTCGCTGCTCGGGCAGGGGCTCGCCGCGATGTCCTTCGGGTGGTCGAACAACCTCGGCGCGTTCCGGGAGGCGTCCGGTCAGGACCTGATCCTGATCCGGGTGCCCGGTGACTCCGGCCCGAACGGGTCCGCAATGTGGCAGCAGGCCTCGCAGCTGTACACGATCAACGCCGAGACAGAGCACCCGGAGGCCGCCGCACAACTCGTCGACTTCCTCGTCAACAGCACCGACGCGGCCGACCTCATCGGGACCGACCGCGGCGTCCCCTCGAACGAGACGATCCGGGCGCACCTGTCCGAGCAGGGCCTCGAACCGACCACCCAGGTGGAGTTCGACTTCCTCAGCCAGGTCAACGAGTTCATCGACGGCGACTTCGTGATCGGGCCGACCGGCTCCACCGAGAGCGCCGGCATCCTGACCCGGCTGAACCAGGAGGTGCTGTTCGCCCGGACCAGCCCCGAGGACGCGGGTGCGGCGTTCGTGACCGAAGTGACCGCGGCGATCTCCTGA
- a CDS encoding ABC transporter ATP-binding protein, giving the protein MASVTFDQATRVYPGQERPAVDSLNLEVGDGEFMVFVGPSGCGKSTSLRMLAGLEDVNSGRILIGDRDVTDVQPKDRDIAMVFQNYALYPHMSVADNMGFALKIAGTPKAQIRERVEEAAKILDLTEYLDRKPKALSGGQRQRVAMGRAIVRQPQVFLMDEPLSNLDAKLRVQTRTQIASLQRRLGVTTVYVTHDQTEALTMGDRIAVLKDGLLQQVGTPREMYDTPQNVFVAGFIGSPAMNLGTFSVADGKANLGDTHIPLTRTTIDALTEADKGEITLGFRPESLDVATEGSEGAFGINVNLVEELGSDAFVYGQLSSREIAENVTSGAGEAQLIARVDPRRPPLKGDKIWVKVREGEAHVFSSATGERLPV; this is encoded by the coding sequence ATGGCATCGGTCACTTTCGACCAGGCAACCCGGGTGTACCCGGGTCAGGAGCGTCCCGCGGTTGACTCGCTCAACCTCGAGGTCGGCGACGGCGAGTTCATGGTTTTCGTCGGCCCGTCCGGCTGCGGTAAGTCCACCTCCCTGCGCATGCTCGCAGGCCTTGAGGACGTGAACTCCGGCCGCATCCTCATCGGCGACCGCGACGTCACCGACGTCCAGCCCAAGGACCGCGACATCGCGATGGTGTTCCAGAACTACGCGCTGTACCCGCACATGTCCGTGGCGGACAACATGGGCTTCGCCCTGAAGATCGCCGGCACCCCGAAGGCGCAGATCCGCGAGCGCGTCGAAGAGGCAGCCAAGATCCTCGACCTGACCGAGTACCTCGACCGCAAGCCGAAGGCGCTCTCCGGTGGTCAGCGTCAGCGCGTCGCCATGGGCCGCGCCATCGTGCGTCAGCCCCAGGTGTTCCTCATGGACGAGCCGCTGTCCAACCTGGACGCCAAGCTCCGCGTCCAGACGCGTACGCAGATCGCGTCGCTGCAGCGTCGTCTCGGCGTCACCACGGTGTACGTGACCCACGACCAGACCGAGGCACTGACCATGGGTGACCGCATCGCGGTCCTCAAGGACGGTCTGCTCCAGCAGGTCGGCACCCCGCGGGAGATGTACGACACCCCGCAGAACGTGTTCGTCGCCGGCTTCATCGGCTCTCCCGCGATGAACCTTGGCACCTTCTCCGTCGCGGACGGCAAGGCGAACCTGGGCGACACGCACATCCCGCTGACCCGCACCACGATCGACGCGCTCACCGAGGCGGACAAGGGCGAGATCACCCTCGGCTTCCGTCCGGAGTCCCTTGACGTCGCGACCGAAGGCTCCGAGGGCGCGTTCGGTATCAACGTGAACCTCGTCGAGGAGCTCGGCTCGGACGCGTTCGTCTACGGCCAGCTCTCCTCGCGTGAGATCGCCGAGAACGTGACCTCCGGTGCCGGTGAGGCGCAGTTGATCGCGCGCGTCGACCCCCGCCGCCCCCCGCTGAAGGGCGACAAGATCTGGGTCAAGGTTCGTGAGGGTGAGGCACACGTCTTCTCCTCCGCCACCGGTGAGCGTCTGCCGGTCTGA